In one window of Streptomyces roseofulvus DNA:
- a CDS encoding DUF6234 family protein, producing the protein MTPPRPRVRPALDLAFAVLLLAADAAACLMAVLMMGLRGLGWGAPPDFGPPPFDWVPVGWFAALAAAVAATGWALRSHGWRAAAWTQLGAAGLLALGTAAATVSSGG; encoded by the coding sequence GTGACGCCTCCCCGGCCCCGGGTCCGCCCGGCCCTCGATCTCGCCTTCGCCGTCCTGCTGCTGGCGGCGGACGCCGCCGCCTGTCTCATGGCCGTGCTCATGATGGGGCTGCGGGGCCTGGGCTGGGGTGCCCCGCCGGACTTCGGCCCGCCCCCGTTCGACTGGGTGCCCGTCGGATGGTTCGCCGCTCTCGCCGCGGCCGTCGCGGCGACCGGCTGGGCCCTGCGCAGCCACGGCTGGCGCGCGGCGGCCTGGACCCAGCTGGGCGCGGCGGGGCTGCTCGCCCTCGGCACGGCGGCGGCCACCGTGTCCTCGGGCGGCTAG
- the groES gene encoding co-chaperone GroES, with protein sequence MTTASSKVAIKPLEDRIVVQPLDAEQTTASGLVIPDTAKEKPQEGAVLAVGPGRFENGERLPLDVKVGDVVLYSKYGGTEVKYNGDEYLVLSARDVLAIIEK encoded by the coding sequence GTGACGACCGCCAGCTCCAAGGTTGCCATCAAGCCGCTCGAGGACCGCATCGTGGTCCAGCCGCTCGACGCCGAGCAGACCACGGCCTCGGGCCTGGTCATCCCGGACACCGCGAAGGAGAAGCCCCAGGAGGGCGCCGTCCTCGCCGTGGGCCCGGGCCGCTTCGAGAACGGCGAGCGCCTGCCGCTCGACGTCAAGGTCGGCGACGTCGTGCTCTACAGCAAGTACGGCGGCACCGAGGTGAAGTACAACGGCGACGAGTACCTCGTCCTCTCGGCCCGCGACGTGCTCGCGATCATCGAGAAGTAA
- the groL gene encoding chaperonin GroEL (60 kDa chaperone family; promotes refolding of misfolded polypeptides especially under stressful conditions; forms two stacked rings of heptamers to form a barrel-shaped 14mer; ends can be capped by GroES; misfolded proteins enter the barrel where they are refolded when GroES binds): protein MAKILKFDEDARRALERGVNKLADTVKVTIGPKGRNVVIDKKFGAPTITNDGVTIAREVEIEDPYENLGAQLVKEVATKTNDIAGDGTTTATVLAQALVREGLRNVAAGASPAALKKGIDAAVKAVSEELLATARPIDDKSDIAAVAALSAQDQQVGELIAEAMDKVGKDGVITVEESNTFGLELEFTEGMAFDKGYLSPYMVSDQERMEAVLDDPYILINQGKISSIQDLLPLLEKVIQAGGSKPLLIIAEDVEGEALSTLVVNKIRGTFNAVAVKAPGFGDRRKAMLQDMATLTGATVIAEEVGLKLDQAGLDVLGTARRVTVSKDDTTIVDGGGKSEDVAGRVAQIKAEIEATDSDWDREKLQERLAKLAGGVCVIKVGAATEVELKEKKHRLEDAISATRAAVEEGIVSGGGSALVHAVKVLEDNLGKTGDEATGVSVVRRAAVEPLRWIAENAGLEGYVITSKVSELDKGQGFNAATGEYGDLVKAGVIDPVKVTRSALENAASIASLLLTTETLVVEKKEEEPADHGHGHGHGHSH from the coding sequence ATGGCGAAGATCCTGAAGTTCGACGAGGACGCCCGTCGCGCCCTTGAGCGCGGCGTCAACAAGCTCGCCGACACGGTGAAGGTGACGATCGGCCCCAAGGGCCGCAACGTCGTCATCGACAAGAAGTTCGGCGCCCCCACCATCACCAACGACGGTGTCACGATCGCCCGCGAGGTCGAGATCGAGGACCCGTACGAGAACCTCGGCGCCCAGCTCGTCAAGGAGGTGGCGACCAAGACCAACGACATCGCGGGTGACGGCACCACCACCGCCACCGTGCTCGCCCAGGCGCTCGTCCGCGAGGGTCTGCGCAACGTCGCCGCCGGCGCCTCCCCGGCCGCCCTGAAGAAGGGCATCGACGCCGCGGTCAAGGCCGTGTCCGAGGAGCTCCTCGCGACCGCCCGTCCGATCGACGACAAGTCCGACATCGCCGCCGTGGCCGCGCTCTCCGCGCAGGACCAGCAGGTCGGCGAGCTCATCGCCGAGGCGATGGACAAGGTCGGCAAGGACGGTGTCATCACCGTCGAGGAGTCCAACACCTTCGGCCTGGAGCTGGAGTTCACCGAGGGCATGGCCTTCGACAAGGGCTACCTCTCCCCGTACATGGTCTCCGACCAGGAGCGTATGGAGGCCGTCCTCGACGACCCGTACATCCTGATCAACCAGGGCAAGATCTCCTCGATCCAGGACCTGCTGCCCCTCCTGGAGAAGGTCATCCAGGCCGGTGGCTCCAAGCCGCTGCTGATCATCGCCGAGGACGTCGAGGGCGAGGCCCTCTCCACCCTCGTCGTCAACAAGATCCGTGGCACCTTCAACGCCGTCGCCGTCAAGGCCCCCGGCTTCGGTGACCGCCGCAAGGCGATGCTCCAGGACATGGCCACCCTCACCGGTGCCACCGTCATCGCCGAGGAGGTCGGCCTCAAGCTCGACCAGGCCGGTCTGGACGTGCTGGGCACCGCCCGCCGCGTGACCGTCTCCAAGGACGACACCACCATCGTCGACGGTGGCGGCAAGTCCGAGGACGTCGCGGGCCGCGTCGCCCAGATCAAGGCCGAGATCGAGGCCACGGACTCCGACTGGGACCGCGAGAAGCTCCAGGAGCGCCTCGCGAAGCTGGCCGGCGGCGTGTGCGTCATCAAGGTCGGCGCCGCCACCGAGGTGGAGCTGAAGGAGAAGAAGCACCGTCTGGAGGACGCCATCTCCGCGACCCGCGCCGCGGTCGAGGAGGGCATCGTCTCCGGTGGTGGCTCCGCGCTCGTCCACGCCGTCAAGGTCCTCGAGGACAACCTCGGCAAGACCGGCGACGAGGCCACCGGTGTCTCCGTCGTCCGCCGCGCCGCCGTCGAGCCGCTGCGCTGGATCGCCGAGAACGCCGGCCTGGAGGGCTACGTCATCACCTCCAAGGTCTCCGAGCTCGACAAGGGCCAGGGCTTCAACGCCGCCACCGGCGAGTACGGCGACCTGGTCAAGGCCGGCGTCATCGACCCGGTGAAGGTCACCCGCTCCGCCCTGGAGAACGCCGCCTCCATCGCCTCCCTGCTCCTCACCACCGAGACCCTCGTGGTGGAGAAGAAGGAGGAGGAGCCGGCGGACCACGGCCACGGCCACGGTCACGGCCACTCCCACTGA
- a CDS encoding ester cyclase, whose amino-acid sequence MTFVQIIECRTSRVEELNRLMDRWVEETRGKRTATHSIVGTDRSDASHVVEIVEFPSYDVAMRNSQLPETDRIFREMVALCDEMPTFTDLDVVRDEALYKANARQMFERMANGSDLALLDVLLAEGYHDHDPTNPQDTIGMDAVRREVEMWRAGFDFAFTIDDQIADGDRVCTRWTWRGTHVGDFMGLQPTGMEVTMTGTTIHRFRDDGKIVEGWWQYDLLGLMGQLGAVET is encoded by the coding sequence ATGACCTTCGTGCAGATCATCGAGTGCAGGACGAGCCGGGTCGAGGAGCTGAACCGGCTCATGGACCGGTGGGTCGAGGAGACCCGGGGGAAACGGACCGCCACCCACAGCATCGTCGGGACCGACCGGTCCGACGCCTCGCACGTCGTGGAGATCGTCGAGTTCCCCTCGTACGACGTGGCCATGCGCAACTCGCAGCTGCCGGAGACCGACCGGATCTTCCGGGAGATGGTCGCCCTCTGCGACGAGATGCCGACCTTCACGGACCTGGACGTGGTCCGGGACGAGGCGCTGTACAAGGCGAACGCGCGGCAGATGTTCGAGCGGATGGCGAACGGCTCCGACCTGGCGCTGCTCGACGTCCTGCTCGCCGAGGGCTACCACGACCACGATCCGACGAACCCGCAGGACACGATCGGGATGGACGCGGTCCGGCGCGAGGTGGAGATGTGGCGCGCGGGCTTCGACTTCGCGTTCACGATCGACGACCAGATCGCCGACGGCGACCGGGTCTGCACCCGGTGGACCTGGCGCGGCACCCACGTCGGCGACTTCATGGGCCTCCAGCCGACCGGCATGGAGGTCACCATGACCGGCACCACCATCCACCGCTTCCGCGACGACGGGAAGATCGTCGAGGGCTGGTGGCAGTACGACCTGCTCGGTCTGATGGGGCAGCTCGGCGCGGTCGAGACCTGA
- a CDS encoding hydroxyacid dehydrogenase, which translates to MHPTTDNRPALLLAMGPGVAGRLLTDAHRTRLAELTRTDPHLVAHDLTAPDPRTAAALAEAELLLTCWGATPLTPEVLARAPRLKAVVHAAGSVKHHVTDACWERGLRVTSAAAANALPVAEYTLAAILFAGKRVLRSAQRYAELRSGHAWLAESAAWGNYRRTVGIVGASRIGRRVVELLRPFDVEVLLYDPYLTVPPPGATLAGLDELCARSSVVSVHAPQLPSTYRMIGARQLAALPDGATLINTARGSLIDEDALLPHLTAGRLHAVLDVTDPELPPPDSPLYTLPNVLLTPHIAGSLGNELHRMTDQALEEIARYTRGEPFAEEVRAADLTHSA; encoded by the coding sequence ATGCACCCGACCACCGACAACCGCCCCGCCCTCCTGCTCGCGATGGGCCCCGGCGTCGCCGGCCGGCTCCTCACCGACGCCCACCGGACCCGGCTCGCGGAGCTCACCCGCACCGACCCGCACCTGGTCGCCCACGACCTGACCGCCCCCGACCCGCGCACAGCCGCCGCCCTCGCCGAGGCCGAACTCCTCCTCACCTGCTGGGGCGCCACCCCGCTCACCCCGGAGGTGCTGGCCCGCGCCCCGCGCCTCAAGGCCGTGGTGCACGCGGCCGGTTCGGTCAAGCACCACGTCACCGACGCCTGCTGGGAACGCGGCCTCCGGGTCACCAGCGCCGCCGCCGCCAACGCCCTGCCGGTCGCCGAGTACACCCTCGCCGCGATCCTCTTCGCCGGAAAGCGGGTGCTGCGCTCGGCCCAGCGGTACGCCGAACTCCGCTCCGGCCACGCCTGGCTCGCCGAGTCCGCGGCCTGGGGCAACTACCGCCGCACGGTCGGCATCGTCGGCGCCTCCCGCATCGGCCGCCGGGTCGTCGAACTGCTGCGCCCCTTCGACGTCGAGGTGCTGCTGTACGACCCGTACCTGACGGTCCCGCCGCCCGGCGCGACCCTCGCCGGCCTGGACGAACTCTGCGCCCGCAGCTCGGTGGTCTCCGTGCACGCGCCCCAGCTCCCGTCCACGTACCGCATGATCGGGGCCCGCCAGCTCGCCGCCCTGCCCGACGGCGCCACCCTGATCAACACCGCCCGGGGCTCGCTGATCGACGAGGACGCCCTCCTCCCCCACCTGACGGCGGGCCGCCTGCACGCGGTCCTCGACGTGACCGACCCGGAACTCCCTCCGCCGGACTCCCCGCTCTACACCCTCCCCAACGTCCTCCTCACCCCGCACATCGCCGGCTCGCTCGGCAACGAGCTGCACCGGATGACCGACCAGGCCCTGGAGGAGATCGCCCGCTACACCCGCGGCGAGCCCTTCGCCGAGGAGGTCAGAGCCGCCGACCTCACACACTCGGCCTAG
- a CDS encoding carbohydrate ABC transporter permease — MSAPRSRWLSKTAVNGVLLLATCYMLFPLVWLVTAATKDAGGLLAGNAFSFEGFDLGGNLARLAEYHDGVYFRWYLNSLLYAGVGAAACALISVAAGYAFHVYDFRGKEKLFGLVLLGVLVPTTALALPMYLLASEIGIVNTYAAVLLPVLVNPFGVYLSRVLCAAYVPDEALEAARIDGAGELRVFWSIGLRTVMPGFVTVFLFQFTAVWNNFFLPLVMLSDQKLFPLSLGLYAWNSNAHAEPDYYPLVVTGSLLAVVPLVVAFVSLQRHWKAGLTAGSVK, encoded by the coding sequence ATGAGCGCCCCCCGCTCCCGCTGGCTGTCGAAGACCGCCGTCAACGGCGTCCTCCTCCTCGCCACCTGCTACATGCTCTTCCCGCTGGTCTGGCTGGTCACCGCCGCCACCAAGGACGCCGGCGGCCTCCTCGCCGGGAACGCCTTCTCCTTCGAGGGCTTCGACCTCGGCGGCAACCTCGCCCGGCTCGCCGAGTACCACGACGGCGTCTACTTCCGCTGGTACCTCAACAGCCTCCTGTACGCCGGCGTCGGCGCCGCCGCCTGCGCGCTGATCAGCGTCGCCGCCGGATACGCCTTCCACGTCTACGACTTCCGGGGCAAGGAGAAGCTCTTCGGCCTCGTCCTCCTCGGCGTCCTCGTCCCCACCACCGCGCTCGCCCTGCCGATGTACCTGCTGGCCAGCGAGATCGGCATCGTCAACACCTACGCCGCCGTGCTCCTGCCGGTCCTGGTCAACCCCTTCGGGGTCTACCTCTCCCGGGTGCTGTGCGCCGCCTACGTCCCCGACGAGGCCCTGGAGGCCGCCCGGATCGACGGCGCCGGCGAGCTGCGGGTCTTCTGGTCGATCGGTCTGCGCACGGTCATGCCCGGCTTCGTGACCGTCTTCCTCTTCCAGTTCACCGCCGTCTGGAACAACTTCTTCCTCCCCCTGGTGATGCTCTCGGACCAGAAGCTCTTCCCGCTGAGCCTCGGCCTCTACGCGTGGAACAGCAACGCCCACGCCGAACCGGACTACTACCCCCTCGTCGTCACCGGTTCGCTGCTCGCCGTCGTCCCCCTCGTCGTCGCCTTCGTCTCGCTCCAGCGCCACTGGAAGGCCGGACTGACCGCCGGCAGCGTCAAGTGA
- a CDS encoding sugar ABC transporter permease, translating into MKARTRAAALLLTPFFLLFTAVLVVPIGYAVWLSLFTEKQSGLGFGGSETVFTGLGNYAAALGDRAFRDGFGVLLGYCLLYLPLLLAGALGLALLLDTALARARRFFQLALFLPHAVPGIIAALIWVYLYTPQLSPVVQAMEAGGIGFDFFSPEGALPSVVNIALWEWLGYNLIIFYAALQAIDRSVLEAATVDGAGAWRTAFAVKIPLLRGSLAMVGLFTVIGSLQLFTEPLILSRGTGSAVTSTWTPNLYAYSAAFDRNDYGLAAAASILLALTAALLSFAVTRLTRGRKEKTA; encoded by the coding sequence GTGAAGGCCCGCACCCGTGCCGCGGCACTCCTGCTGACCCCGTTCTTCCTGCTCTTCACCGCGGTGCTGGTGGTGCCGATCGGATACGCGGTCTGGCTCAGCCTCTTCACCGAGAAGCAGTCGGGACTGGGCTTCGGCGGCTCCGAGACCGTCTTCACCGGACTCGGCAACTACGCCGCGGCACTGGGTGACCGGGCCTTCCGCGACGGCTTCGGCGTGCTGCTCGGCTACTGCCTGCTCTACCTGCCGCTGCTGCTCGCCGGGGCCCTCGGCCTCGCCCTGCTCCTCGACACCGCCCTCGCCCGCGCCCGCCGCTTCTTCCAGCTCGCGCTCTTCCTGCCGCACGCCGTCCCCGGCATCATCGCCGCCCTGATCTGGGTCTACCTCTACACGCCCCAGCTCAGCCCGGTCGTCCAGGCGATGGAGGCCGGCGGGATCGGCTTCGACTTCTTCTCCCCCGAGGGCGCGCTGCCGTCCGTCGTCAACATCGCCCTCTGGGAGTGGCTCGGCTACAACCTGATCATCTTCTACGCCGCTCTCCAGGCCATCGACCGCTCCGTCCTCGAAGCCGCCACCGTCGACGGGGCCGGCGCCTGGCGCACCGCCTTCGCCGTCAAGATCCCGCTGCTCCGCGGCTCCCTGGCGATGGTCGGCCTCTTCACCGTGATCGGCTCCCTCCAGCTCTTCACCGAACCGCTGATCCTCAGCAGGGGCACGGGCTCCGCCGTCACCTCCACCTGGACGCCGAACTTGTACGCGTACTCCGCCGCCTTCGACCGCAACGACTACGGCCTGGCCGCGGCCGCCTCGATCCTGCTCGCCCTGACGGCCGCGCTGCTCTCCTTCGCCGTCACCCGCCTCACCCGGGGCCGGAAGGAGAAGACCGCATGA
- a CDS encoding sugar ABC transporter substrate-binding protein has product MSLSRSRTSRAIAGAATALAVLTACGGGGDAADSAAGKPVTITFWGWAKGSKDVVDAFNASHTDIEVTFEEIPSGNAGGYAKISNAVKAGNAPDLVSIEYPSLPEFVSSGALQEIGDVFPESARAGLLPQAVDLTTLGGKNWAVPFDAAPQALYYRKDLFARHGIEVPTTWDAFRKAAEQVKKADAKARIATFFPDDPTTFEAMAWQAGAQWFKAENDTWKIDTTDPATAKVTAYWQGLLDAGLVHKNASFSPEWTGSLKNGTTLAYLGASWGAGVLKGTLPEQAGKWAVAPMPSWDGKPASGMLGGSTFAVPKNSTKKAAAVEFATWMATTEAGVKARIASGTSSAFPAATALRPAAKKAFDASFYGGQDIYALFEAAGASITPQWSWGPTTGTTNTAIKDRFGAVAPGGPTLADAVKAGHDATVAELTKRGLKVEG; this is encoded by the coding sequence GTGAGTCTCAGCCGGAGCAGAACGTCCCGCGCCATAGCCGGCGCCGCCACCGCCCTCGCCGTCCTCACGGCCTGCGGCGGAGGCGGTGACGCCGCCGATTCCGCCGCCGGGAAGCCCGTCACGATCACCTTCTGGGGATGGGCCAAGGGCTCGAAGGACGTCGTCGACGCCTTCAACGCCTCCCACACCGACATCGAGGTCACCTTCGAGGAGATCCCCTCCGGCAACGCCGGCGGCTACGCCAAGATCTCCAACGCCGTGAAGGCCGGCAACGCCCCCGACCTGGTCTCCATCGAGTACCCCTCGCTCCCCGAGTTCGTCTCCTCCGGCGCCCTCCAGGAGATCGGCGACGTCTTCCCCGAATCCGCCCGGGCCGGCCTCCTCCCCCAGGCCGTCGACCTCACCACCCTCGGCGGCAAGAACTGGGCCGTCCCCTTCGACGCCGCCCCGCAGGCCCTCTACTACCGCAAGGACCTCTTCGCGCGGCACGGGATCGAGGTCCCCACCACCTGGGACGCGTTCCGGAAGGCCGCCGAGCAGGTGAAGAAGGCCGACGCCAAAGCCCGTATCGCCACCTTCTTCCCCGACGACCCCACCACCTTCGAGGCGATGGCCTGGCAGGCCGGCGCCCAGTGGTTCAAGGCCGAGAACGACACCTGGAAGATCGACACCACCGACCCGGCCACCGCCAAGGTCACCGCCTACTGGCAGGGCCTCCTCGATGCCGGCCTCGTCCACAAGAACGCCTCCTTCAGCCCCGAGTGGACCGGCTCCCTCAAGAACGGCACCACCCTCGCCTACCTCGGCGCCTCCTGGGGCGCCGGCGTCCTCAAGGGCACCCTCCCCGAACAGGCCGGCAAGTGGGCCGTCGCCCCCATGCCCAGCTGGGACGGCAAGCCCGCCTCCGGCATGCTCGGCGGCTCCACCTTCGCCGTCCCGAAGAACAGCACCAAGAAGGCCGCCGCCGTCGAGTTCGCCACCTGGATGGCCACCACCGAGGCGGGCGTCAAGGCCCGCATCGCCTCCGGCACCTCCAGCGCCTTCCCCGCCGCCACCGCCCTGCGCCCCGCCGCCAAGAAGGCGTTCGACGCGAGCTTCTACGGCGGCCAGGACATCTACGCCCTCTTCGAGGCCGCCGGCGCCTCCATCACCCCGCAGTGGTCCTGGGGCCCCACCACCGGCACCACCAACACCGCCATCAAGGACCGCTTCGGCGCCGTCGCCCCCGGCGGCCCCACCCTCGCCGACGCGGTGAAGGCCGGCCACGACGCCACCGTCGCCGAGCTCACCAAGCGCGGCCTTAAGGTCGAGGGCTGA